Part of the Helicobacter bilis genome is shown below.
TTATTTTAGAATCTGGTGATTGTTGTGTTGAATGTCGCAAAGCCTTAACACAGATTTTAGCAAAGAGGTTCTCCCTCTTTTTCACAAGTCCAAAGCGACAATAACTCAGAGTCTTTTGCATATTATGTTTAACACGCATAAAGCTTAGTGTATACTTTTTGTTAAACATCTCTTCTTTTCATATTATTTATTGCATAGCATGGACTTTTATCATAGATATTTACCCCTTTAATTTCTCTCTTAAAAGCTCATTTACCCTTGCTGGATTCATACCCTTTGTTTGTTTCATCACTTGCCCTACAAAAAAGCCTAACATTTTTTCCTTACCTGCCCTATATTCTGCAACTTTATCTTGATTTGCTGCTAAAAGCGTGTCAATAACCTGCAATATCGCACCATCGTCATTGATTTGCTCTAGACCTAATTCCTTAATCAGCATATCAACATCGCCACCTCTTTTTTCCACTAGCACATCAAGAATCTCTTTTGCACCAGAGCCGCTAATCTTTTGAGATTCAATGCGTTGCAATAATGTTGCAAATGTAGCTTCATTAATACCGCAAGTAGCAAGTGTGTTACCATTTTTTAGTCGCCCTTGCAACTCTACGCTTAACCATGTGCATACTAAACGCGGCGATATCCCCTTTTCTACCATGTATTCAAAATATCGCACCATATCAATATCCTGCACTAATACCTTTGCATCACTCTCTTTAATGCCAAGTGTTTCTATATACCGCTTGATTTTAGAATCTGGCATTTCAGGGATATTTTTAGCACGCTCTAGCAACTCATCACTAAGAAAAACAGGCAATAAATCTGGGTCATTAAAATAGCGATAGTCTGCACTCTCTTCTTTACCACGCATAGATTTTGTTACGCCTTTATCAGTATCAAATAGGCGTGTTTCTTGATAGACTTCAGTATCATAAGTGCCATTTTCAAAGGCATTTTGCTGCCTTGCTACTTCATATTCAATAGCCTTTTGGATAAATTTAAAGCTATTTAGATTCTTAATCTCAACTCTTGTATAAAATTTATTCTCACCTTTTGGACGAATAGACACATTTGCATCACAACGAAAGCTTCCCTCTTGCATATTCGCATCACTTATACCAAGGAATTTTACAATAGAATGTAGCTTCTTTAGATAAGCTATCGCCTCATTGCTGCTACGCATATCAGGCTCACTCACAATCTCTAAAAGCGGCGTGCAAGCACGATTTAAATCAATTTTTGAATGCGTGCCTTCATGGATATTTTTACCTGCATCTTCTTCTAAATGTGCGCGCGTGATACCTATGGTTTTTATCTCCCCATCAACTTCAATATCAAGCTGCCCTTTGCCAACGATTGGAATCTCAAACTGGCTGATTTGATATGCCTTTGGTAAATCTGGATAAAAATAATTTTTACGCGCAAATACAGAATCTTGGTGTATTGTAGCCCCGATTGCTGTGCCAAAAGATATAGCTTTTGCTACCGCCTCTTCATTCAACACAGGAAGTGCACCGGGTAACCCTAAACACACGGGACACACATTTGTATTTGGCGATTCCCCAAAACTCGTAGGACATGAACAAAAAATCTTTGTTTTCGTATTCAACTGCACATGCACTTCTAAACCGATAATTGTCTCAAAACTACTCATATTTTCCCTTTAGTTACATAGGATATTTATTGTTAGTTAGTTCGCGTATTATACATAAATCTTTCATGAGATTTAGATATTTTGCGTGTTTTTTACATTAGATCCTACAAATCTTACTTTCTTTAGTCAATAAAAAGTGTATAATCTTACCCTGTTTTTCTTTTACTTAAAAACAAGATGGCAAAAAGATAGGAATCTGAACTCCATTTTTTGCACCCCAAGCCTTGTTCCACCCAAAGGGTTGAGATTCTAAGCTACTGCAGGGCAAGAAGTTTCAAATCATTACGACTTTGGGCGGGGCAAAAGAGAGCTATGATGGGCATCACGGATATAGTCTTAATACGATTTTAAGCCCGCTTACAAGTGCGTTTAAATATTGTGGCTGCGAGATTTTGGAATCTTTTGCTATCTTTAGTGCAAAGGTGGATACACTGCCTATGCAAGAGTATTTAGAGACATTACAAAATGATAAACAACAATCAGTAAGGAGCAAAATATGGGAATGACAATGAGTCAAAAGATCTTAGCCGATAGAGCGGGACTAGAATCTGTCAAAGCAAATGATTTGATACGAGCAAAGCTAGATATGGTGCTAGGCAATGACATTACCACGCCTGTGGCAATCAACGCCTTTAAACAAGCTAAATTCACGCAAGTTTTTGATAAAAATAAAATCTCACTTGTGATGGATCACTTCGCACCAAATAAGGATATAAAAGCCGCTACGCAAAGTCAGCAATGCCGCTGTTTTGCAAATGACTTTGATATTAAGCATTACTATGATGTGGGGAATATGGGGGTAGAACACGCCCTTTTGCCTGAGCAAGGCATTGTAACCATCGGTGATTTGATTATCGGGGCAGATTCTCACACCTGCACTTATGGGGCGTTGGGTGCGTTTAGCACGGGGGTTGGAAGCACGGATATGGCTGTGGGAATGGCGACAGGCGAGGCGTGGTTTAAAGTCCCAAAGGCGATGAAGTTTAATCTCAAAGGCAAACTCCGCCCTTATGTGAGTGGCAAAGATGTGATTTTACATATCATCGGTAAAATCGGCGTTGATGGGGCGTTGTATAAAAGTATGGAGTTTGGCGGGGAGGGGCTAAAAAACTTAACTATTGATGATAGGCTTTGCATTGCGAATATGGCGATTGAAGCGGGGGCGAAAAATGGCATTTTTGAAGTAGATGACATTACGATTGAATATGCTAAGGGACGCACGAGCAAGGAGTTTAGAATCTACAAGGCTGATGAAGATGCGGAGTATGAAGAAGTCTTTGATATTGATTTAGATTCCATAGATCACACCGTGGCGTTTCCGCATTTGCCTGAAAATACCAAAGAAAGAGAACAATGGGGCGAGATAAAAATAGATCAAGTTGTCATCGGCTCTTGCACGAATGGTAGACTAAGCGATATGGAAGTAGCAGCAAATATTTTAAAGGATAAAACAATAGCGAAAAATACGCGTTGCATTATCATTCCTGCTACGCAAAATATCTATTTAGAGTGTATTAATCGCGGGTATTTGGAGACTTTTATTAAAGCCGGAGCGGTAGTATCTACACCAACTTGTGGTCCTTGCCTTGGCGGACATATGGGAATCTTAGCGGCAAATGAAAAATGCGTCTCTACCACAAATCGCAACTTTGTAGGCAGAATGGGGCATACCACAAGCGAAGTGTATCTTAGCTCCCCTGAAGTAGC
Proteins encoded:
- a CDS encoding NAD(P)H-dependent oxidoreductase: MGGAKESYDGHHGYSLNTILSPLTSAFKYCGCEILESFAIFSAKVDTLPMQEYLETLQNDKQQSVRSKIWE
- the gatB gene encoding Asp-tRNA(Asn)/Glu-tRNA(Gln) amidotransferase subunit GatB → MSSFETIIGLEVHVQLNTKTKIFCSCPTSFGESPNTNVCPVCLGLPGALPVLNEEAVAKAISFGTAIGATIHQDSVFARKNYFYPDLPKAYQISQFEIPIVGKGQLDIEVDGEIKTIGITRAHLEEDAGKNIHEGTHSKIDLNRACTPLLEIVSEPDMRSSNEAIAYLKKLHSIVKFLGISDANMQEGSFRCDANVSIRPKGENKFYTRVEIKNLNSFKFIQKAIEYEVARQQNAFENGTYDTEVYQETRLFDTDKGVTKSMRGKEESADYRYFNDPDLLPVFLSDELLERAKNIPEMPDSKIKRYIETLGIKESDAKVLVQDIDMVRYFEYMVEKGISPRLVCTWLSVELQGRLKNGNTLATCGINEATFATLLQRIESQKISGSGAKEILDVLVEKRGGDVDMLIKELGLEQINDDGAILQVIDTLLAANQDKVAEYRAGKEKMLGFFVGQVMKQTKGMNPARVNELLREKLKG
- the leuC gene encoding 3-isopropylmalate dehydratase large subunit is translated as MGMTMSQKILADRAGLESVKANDLIRAKLDMVLGNDITTPVAINAFKQAKFTQVFDKNKISLVMDHFAPNKDIKAATQSQQCRCFANDFDIKHYYDVGNMGVEHALLPEQGIVTIGDLIIGADSHTCTYGALGAFSTGVGSTDMAVGMATGEAWFKVPKAMKFNLKGKLRPYVSGKDVILHIIGKIGVDGALYKSMEFGGEGLKNLTIDDRLCIANMAIEAGAKNGIFEVDDITIEYAKGRTSKEFRIYKADEDAEYEEVFDIDLDSIDHTVAFPHLPENTKEREQWGEIKIDQVVIGSCTNGRLSDMEVAANILKDKTIAKNTRCIIIPATQNIYLECINRGYLETFIKAGAVVSTPTCGPCLGGHMGILAANEKCVSTTNRNFVGRMGHTTSEVYLSSPEVAAASAVRGILSSPQDVI